Proteins encoded in a region of the Magallana gigas chromosome 8, xbMagGiga1.1, whole genome shotgun sequence genome:
- the LOC136270694 gene encoding eggshell protein-like isoform X2, translating into MAVQSNRPTDRKMRSFITIAVVMMAGVAVAMAEGYGSSGYGSSSYGSSGYGYMSYPTSGSYGYGGGYGSGYGYGSSGYESGYGSGYGSGYGSGYGKGHGKKSSTHVYYPVPVPVQQPTPTPLPLPPIGLGAGIDAGNNGLFGGSGIGLLMLLFLIPLLFNNNNTSG; encoded by the exons ATGGCAGTGCAGTCCAACAGACCTACAGATCGAAAG ATGCGTTCATTCATCACCATTGCTGTCGTTATGATGGCCGGCGTTGCCGTGGCCATGGCTGAGGGATACGGTTCCAGCGGATACGGAAGTAGCAGCTACGGAAGTAGCGGTTACGGCTACATGTCTTATCCCACATCTGGATCTTACGGATATGGAGGTGGATACGGAAGTGGATATGGATACGGATCTAGCGGATACGAAAGCGGGTACGGAAGCGGATACGGGAGCGGATATGGAAGTGGATACGGAAAGGGACACGGAAAGAAATCATCCACCCATGTGTATTACCCAGTCCCTGTGCCCGTCCAACAGCCAACCCCTACTCCCCTTCCCCTTCCACCAATCGGTCTTGGAGCTGGCATCGACGCCGGAAACAACGGTCTGTTCGGAGGCAGCGGCATTGGACTTCTTA TGCTGCTTTTCCTGATCCCTCTCCTTTTCAACAACAACAATACTTCCGGTTAA
- the LOC136270694 gene encoding eggshell protein-like isoform X1, with amino-acid sequence MAVQSNRPTDRKVSFHRMRSFITIAVVMMAGVAVAMAEGYGSSGYGSSSYGSSGYGYMSYPTSGSYGYGGGYGSGYGYGSSGYESGYGSGYGSGYGSGYGKGHGKKSSTHVYYPVPVPVQQPTPTPLPLPPIGLGAGIDAGNNGLFGGSGIGLLMLLFLIPLLFNNNNTSG; translated from the exons ATGGCAGTGCAGTCCAACAGACCTACAGATCGAAAGGTAAGCTTCCACAGA ATGCGTTCATTCATCACCATTGCTGTCGTTATGATGGCCGGCGTTGCCGTGGCCATGGCTGAGGGATACGGTTCCAGCGGATACGGAAGTAGCAGCTACGGAAGTAGCGGTTACGGCTACATGTCTTATCCCACATCTGGATCTTACGGATATGGAGGTGGATACGGAAGTGGATATGGATACGGATCTAGCGGATACGAAAGCGGGTACGGAAGCGGATACGGGAGCGGATATGGAAGTGGATACGGAAAGGGACACGGAAAGAAATCATCCACCCATGTGTATTACCCAGTCCCTGTGCCCGTCCAACAGCCAACCCCTACTCCCCTTCCCCTTCCACCAATCGGTCTTGGAGCTGGCATCGACGCCGGAAACAACGGTCTGTTCGGAGGCAGCGGCATTGGACTTCTTA TGCTGCTTTTCCTGATCCCTCTCCTTTTCAACAACAACAATACTTCCGGTTAA